Proteins from one Ipomoea triloba cultivar NCNSP0323 chromosome 1, ASM357664v1 genomic window:
- the LOC115999054 gene encoding anthocyanidin 3-O-glucosyltransferase 2-like, which yields MEDAIELVFVPGPAVGHLVPAVETAKLLLQTNPHLSITFLLNKMPFAPQARVNSIIDSLIADVDPADKRLKFKLLLQDLVLDLQNPGFPDGKSIRDQWISTLLSEARDCVNELIIQNARRRLAGFVVDIFFTDVMDVADEFGVPTYVLYVAGAATLGLHLHFQSLKDHHHGTLDEFIKEDYLNVPTYINPFPVNLLPTFVLNTTDGILDYAKQFRRAKGIIANTFFDLEPYALQSLSKDKTIPPVYPVGPVLNLNVRTPQQSHDQIFQWLDDQPPSSVVFLCFGSTGTFPEPQVKEIAYALERSGQRFLWALRKQPSPGSSSVVLTEYTNLEEILPEGFLEKTKSIGKIIGWTPQSAVLAHPAVGGFVSHCGWNSILESCWFGVPIGTWPMSAEQPENAFQLVREIGMAVEIKMDYRTDLRDAKMNNIPIVPEIVSANEIEIGITNLMDHSIAKSIRIKAKEVKEKSRKALEEGGSCFNAIESFIENVMNNLN from the coding sequence ATGGAAGATGCTATTGAACTGGTTTTCGTTCCAGGCCCTGCAGTGGGTCACCTTGTTCCTGCAGTGGAAACCGCGAAGCTCCTCTTGCAAACAAACCCTCACCTCTCCATCACTTTCTTGCTCAATAAAATGCCTTTCGCTCCCCAAGCCAGGGTTAATTCTATCATCGATTCTTTGATTGCCGATGTCGATCCCGCTGATAAGAGATTGAAGTTCAAACTACTGCTTCAGGACCTGGTTCTGGATCTCCAGAATCCTGGATTTCCAGACGGGAAATCCATCCGCGACCAATGGATTTCCACACTCCTGAGTGAAGCCAGAGACTGCGTTAATGAATTAATAATCCAGAATGCGCGGCGGCGCCTAGCGGGATTTGTTGTCGACATTTTCTTTACCGACGTGATGGATGTGGCTGACGAGTTTGGGGTCCCCACCTACGTGCTCTACGTGGCGGGTGCTGCTACGCTCGGCCTTCACCTCCATTTCCAGAGCCTCAAAGACCACCACCATGGTACCCTCGACGAGTTTATTAAGGAGGATTATCTCAATGTTCCTACATATATCAACCCCTTTCCGGTCAACTTACTGCCCACCTTTGTGTTGAACACAACCGATGGAATCTTGGATTACGCCAAACAATTTCGACGGGCCAAAGGCATCATTGCCAACACCTTCTTTGATCTAGAGCCGTATGCACTTCAATCGCTTTCTAAAGACAAGACCATCCCACCTGTATACCCTGTGGGACCGGTATTAAACCTAAACGTCCGCACTCCTCAACAATCCCACGACCAAATCTTCCAATGGTTGGATGACCAACCACCTTCATCAGTTGTATTCCTTTGCTTCGGAAGCACCGGTACTTTTCCCGAGCCTCAAGTCAAGGAGATAGCCTACGCACTTGAACGTAGCGGCCAAAGGTTCTTATGGGCCTTGAGGAAGCAACCCTCTCCGGGTAGTAGTTCAGTAGTCCTCACCGAGTATACCAATCTGGAAGAGATCCTACCGGAAGGATTCTTAGAAAAAACTAAAAGCATCGGAAAAATTATAGGATGGACACCACAAAGTGCAGTTCTAGCTCACCCTGCTGTTGGGGGTTTCGTGTCTCATTGCGGATGGAATTCAATTTTGGAAAGTTGTTGGTTTGGAGTTCCAATAGGAACTTGGCCAATGAGCGCAGAGCAACCAGAAAATGCTTTCCAACTGGTGAGAGAGATAGGAATGGCTGTGGAAATTAAGATGGATTACAGAACAGATTTAAGGGATGCGAAAATGAATAATATTCCAATAGTTCCTGAAATTGTGAGTGCAAATGAGATAGAAATTGGAATCACAAATCTTATGGACCACTCTATTGCAAAATCTATAAGGATAAAGGCTAAGGAAGTTAAAGAAAAGAGCAGGAAGGCATTAGAGGAGGGCGGCTCATGCTTTAATGCTATTGAAAGTTTTATCGAAAATGTCATGAACAATCTCAATTAA